A region from the Terriglobales bacterium genome encodes:
- a CDS encoding ABC transporter permease, translating into MRSLFRREQAEHELHEEIEFHLQSLVEQYRAQGMTLEAARIAARHEMGHLEPMKEECREARNVNFIENVLKDLRFGLRMLRRSPGFSALAILCLVLGIGANAAVFSWIEGLLLRPYPAVAHQDRLFVLAGTARGTPGFDAVSWPDFLDFRRSCTLCESLIAEKIMGAALSIGDRAEWDTGSLVSSNYFDAMGVSPILGRGFRPEEDYGRNAHPVTVISYQLWQTRFHGDPNIIGKTQMLNGLPHTIVGVAPKGFYGTFVGYSWQFWVPISMQERFEPGGYKMENRGERWIEGFARLKPGFTVEQAQAEMSAIAQHLENSYPTTDKGQGIKLLPLWKAPFNGSSLMLPTLGIALGIGAFVLLIVCANVSNLLLVKFIARRHEITARLALGAARSRILQQLLTEGLILSLIGASGGIVLAYWCRNLMAFLIPSRGVPVFMPGRMDWRVLVLTVGVCLVTTVLFALVPAFESRKVDIASALKSESGTVAGGRARIRAGLVIIQVSLSFVLLVGAGLVLLSLNKIRTGSLGFSVDGVLNTAVNLMASGYDTQRAKNFQDAFMERVRALPGVESAAYARVTPFSYRTYASAPIAVDGYQAAPNEQPAVEYNEVGPDYFQTVGIPLISGREFTRADNESSLPVAIVNDVMVTQYWHGEDPMGKRLQANGHWLEIVGVAKVSKYRSIVETPQPLFYVPLRQHFAPTVGLNIRTQQPPDVIARALAREVHALDPNLAPYEVITMREQVERATQLQRVAVTLLSVFGGLAVLLAAIGLYGVMSYAVSQSARELGVRMALGARAADLLRIVVSQGLGLLGAGVILGGIIACAGTRLLGYLLYEVSPRDPLAFISAFAIMLLASVTACLLPAWRATRTDPVRALRQ; encoded by the coding sequence TGGCGATCCTCTGTCTCGTATTGGGAATTGGCGCGAATGCGGCGGTGTTTAGCTGGATCGAAGGTCTTCTGCTGCGTCCCTATCCGGCAGTAGCTCACCAGGATAGATTGTTCGTGCTCGCTGGAACCGCTCGCGGCACGCCTGGCTTTGATGCTGTCTCCTGGCCCGATTTTCTTGACTTCCGGAGAAGTTGCACACTTTGTGAATCGCTCATCGCCGAGAAGATCATGGGCGCCGCGCTTAGCATTGGCGATCGCGCGGAGTGGGATACGGGCAGTCTTGTCTCCTCCAACTATTTCGATGCAATGGGCGTGTCTCCCATTCTGGGACGCGGCTTCAGGCCGGAGGAAGACTACGGCCGCAATGCGCATCCGGTAACAGTGATCAGCTATCAGCTATGGCAGACTCGGTTTCACGGCGATCCCAACATCATCGGTAAAACGCAGATGCTGAATGGCTTGCCGCACACGATCGTTGGTGTTGCGCCGAAAGGTTTTTATGGAACGTTCGTGGGATATTCCTGGCAATTCTGGGTTCCCATCTCCATGCAGGAGCGCTTCGAACCCGGTGGATACAAGATGGAAAATCGCGGCGAACGCTGGATCGAAGGCTTCGCTCGATTGAAGCCGGGTTTCACGGTGGAGCAAGCTCAGGCTGAAATGTCTGCGATTGCGCAGCATCTGGAGAACAGCTATCCCACAACCGACAAGGGACAGGGCATTAAGCTGTTGCCTTTGTGGAAGGCGCCGTTCAACGGCTCTTCTCTTATGCTTCCCACTTTGGGCATCGCGCTGGGCATCGGCGCGTTTGTGCTGCTGATCGTGTGTGCGAATGTCAGCAATCTGCTTCTGGTCAAATTCATCGCGCGACGGCACGAGATCACTGCCCGTCTCGCGCTGGGTGCTGCGCGCAGCCGCATTCTGCAGCAGCTTTTGACCGAAGGCCTGATTCTCTCCCTCATCGGAGCTTCCGGAGGAATCGTGCTGGCCTACTGGTGCCGAAACCTGATGGCTTTCCTTATTCCTTCCCGCGGCGTCCCTGTTTTTATGCCTGGACGCATGGATTGGCGAGTGCTCGTCCTGACTGTCGGCGTTTGTCTGGTCACTACCGTGTTGTTCGCGCTCGTCCCGGCGTTCGAAAGCCGCAAGGTAGATATCGCTTCGGCGCTCAAATCCGAATCGGGAACTGTAGCCGGCGGACGAGCGCGCATCCGTGCCGGTTTGGTCATTATTCAGGTATCGCTCAGCTTTGTGCTTCTGGTGGGAGCAGGTCTCGTTCTTCTGAGCCTCAATAAGATTCGTACAGGAAGCCTGGGCTTCTCCGTGGACGGCGTGTTGAACACCGCCGTGAACCTGATGGCCTCAGGATACGACACGCAGCGGGCAAAGAACTTTCAGGATGCATTTATGGAGCGCGTGCGGGCGCTCCCAGGAGTCGAATCGGCAGCCTATGCGCGCGTGACGCCGTTCAGTTACCGCACTTACGCATCCGCTCCGATTGCGGTCGATGGATATCAGGCTGCGCCCAACGAGCAGCCGGCGGTGGAGTACAACGAAGTTGGCCCCGATTATTTTCAGACGGTCGGGATTCCGCTGATCTCCGGCCGCGAGTTTACCCGTGCTGACAACGAAAGCTCGCTGCCGGTCGCGATTGTCAACGACGTGATGGTCACGCAGTACTGGCATGGCGAAGACCCCATGGGCAAGCGTCTTCAGGCAAATGGCCACTGGTTAGAGATAGTCGGCGTGGCAAAGGTCTCTAAGTACCGCAGCATTGTGGAGACGCCGCAGCCGCTCTTCTACGTGCCGTTGCGCCAGCATTTCGCGCCAACCGTTGGATTGAATATTCGAACCCAGCAGCCGCCCGACGTGATCGCACGGGCGCTGGCTCGCGAAGTTCATGCGCTCGATCCTAACCTTGCGCCCTATGAAGTAATCACCATGCGGGAGCAAGTCGAGCGCGCGACGCAATTGCAGCGCGTAGCAGTAACGCTGCTCAGCGTTTTCGGTGGACTCGCCGTGCTGCTGGCCGCCATTGGCCTCTATGGCGTGATGTCATACGCAGTATCGCAAAGCGCACGCGAGCTGGGAGTGCGTATGGCGTTGGGCGCGCGCGCAGCCGACCTGCTGCGCATCGTTGTGTCTCAGGGCCTGGGCTTGCTGGGCGCAGGAGTCATCCTCGGCGGCATCATCGCATGTGCAGGCACTCGTCTGCTCGGGTATTTGCTATATGAAGTGAGCCCGCGCGATCCGCTGGCGTTCATCTCGGCCTTTGCGATCATGCTGCTTGCATCCGTGACAGCTTGCCTATTGCCGGCATGGCGCGCAACGCGCACTGATCCGGTACGAGCTTTGAGGCAATAA